From one Amphiura filiformis chromosome 13, Afil_fr2py, whole genome shotgun sequence genomic stretch:
- the LOC140167863 gene encoding carboxypeptidase B-like: protein MKRCLLDQFSQSAGKMKSILVAFSLFVAGCLAVRYDGYETIRIEPQNHEQRTWLQILELSLKDKIDVWQSSALEGHPMDVMVAPRFQAELKEILDVQQVPYHVMIKDVQSLVDTQTKDVGTSNDFDYTQYHTYDEIQQWVVDFSAQYPSIVSMYKLTTSFEGRDVHGIKLTGTGGTQPKKAIWWQGGIHAREWISPATVMWICKSMAEDYGVDPTVTAVMDAFDFYIIPSLNADGYEYTWSNDRLWRKTRSKTSGFCVGTDPNRNYAYEWGGMRGCQYFPCSETYRGPTANSENIIKGSTEFLMNLKQSGHDFVSFIDFHSYSQLFLYPWSYSARASLPADSTDHGVAATKFSDGLKAVYGTEYTVGPSARTLYAASGCSVDWGYATLGAKYSYVVELRDTGRYGFLLPANQIEPSGIETYAAVKAYLGHMLEEYYP, encoded by the exons ATGAAGCGCTGTCTACTGGATCAGTTCTCACAATCAGCAGGCAAGATGAAGTCCATACTGGTTGCGTTCTCTCTCTTTGTGGCTGGGTGCCTAGCAGTCAGATATGACGG GTATGAGACTATTCGTATCGAACCACAGAACCACGAGCAAAGAACATGGCTACAAATCTTGGAATTATCGCTGAAAGACAAG ATCGATGTGTGGCAGTCCAGTGCATTAGAAGGTCACCCCATGGATGTAATGGTAGCTCCCCGCTTCCAAGCCGAGCTCAAGGAGATATTGGACGTTCAGCAGGTGCCTTATCACGTGATGATAAAGGATGTGCAGTCATTGGTTGATACCCAAACAAAAGACGTCGGTACTTCAAACGATTTTGATTACACGCAGTATCACACCTATGATGAG ATCCAGCAGTGGGTGGTGGATTTCTCTGCTCAGTATCCAAGCATTGTTTCTATGTACAAGCTGACAACATCATTCGAAGGACGTGATGTACATGGAATTAAG CTTACAGGTACCGGTGGCACGCAACCCAAGAAAGCAATCTGGTGGCAGGGAGGTATTCACGCTAGGGAATGGATCTCACCCGCCACAGTAATGTGGATCTGTAAATCG ATGGCCGAAGACTATGGAGTGGATCCTACTGTCACTGCCGTAATGGATGCCTTTGATTTCTACATCATACCTTCGTTGAATGCTGATGGATACGAATACACATGGAGTAAT gatcgTCTTTGGCGTAAGACAAGATCAAAAACCAGCGGATTCTGCGTTGGTACCGATCCTAACAGAAACTACGCCTATGAATGGGGAGGTAT GCGAGGGTGCCAGTACTTCCCCTGCTCCGAGACCTACCGCGGCCCAACCGCTAACTCTGAGAATATAATCAAAGGTTCCACCGAGTTCCTGATGAACCTGAAGCAATCTGGCCATGACTTCGTCAGCTTCATCGATTTCCACTCATACTCGCAGCTGTTCTTGTACCCATGGTCATACTCAGCGCGAGCATCACTACCTGCAGACTCTACTGATCAT GGTGTTGCTGCTACCAAGTTCTCTGATGGCCTTAAAGCTGTTTATGGAACAGAGTACACGGTTGGACCCTCTGCAAGGACTCTGT ATGCTGCATCTGGATGTAGTGTTGACTGGGGTTACGCTACTCTTGGCGCTAAATACTCCTACGTGGTGGAGCTAAGAGACACTGGAAGGTACGGCTTCCTGCTACCAGCCAATCAGATCGAGCCAAGTGGTATTGAGACATACGCTGCTGTTAAAGCTTACCTTGGACATATGTTGGAAGAATACTATCCTTAA